One segment of Scomber scombrus chromosome 3, fScoSco1.1, whole genome shotgun sequence DNA contains the following:
- the si:ch211-286o17.1 gene encoding hematopoietic progenitor cell antigen CD34, producing the protein MAASSARRTNGPCKTLAFALLLIGSLLNGVMAQEEEVVEEDAPVLEAEGYIRGDMIPMTTTAPESDDPQVIVFPTMGPLEITEQATAAPTTEDAGDAGEAEGSLATTQETADKATEFTPDAHTDTPKIMEAETHPPQPSRGDGAINKPKPVPQDDVVCVSKAVVQDKNAVNLKLKASSTCEDTKAKIISVLQELCGEDCKLQIYQEDNTNQILVSGPYVESDVAGMANKFNNDNIKDKTDVEEAVPRWGKNSKLVLVALLLTGLLLAALLVAGYYLKTHRKNSKGVRLAESFQVDEENQANTLVSVAPLPQEPADKPTVNGESPPENGTNPTPTTNGHSATQNPVADTEM; encoded by the exons GAGTCATggcacaggaggaggaagttGTCGAGGAGGATGCGCCAGTTCTGGAAGCAGAGGGATACATACGAGGAGACATGATTCCCATGACAACTACAGCTCCTG AGTCAGATGATCCACAAGTCATAGTTTTCCCTACTATGGGACCTCTAGAAATTACCGAGCAGGCTACAGCAGCACCAACTACAGAAGATGCAGGAGATGCAGGAGAGGCGGAGGGCAGCCTCGCAACTACACAAGAGACAGCTGACAAGGCAACAGAGTTCACACCTGATGCACATACTGACACACCCAAAATCATGGAAGCAGAGACCCATCCACCCCAGCCCTCTAGAGGCGACGGTGCAATCAACAAACCTAAG CCGGTGCCACAGGATGATGTCGTCTGTGTTAGCAAAGCGGTGGTCCAGGATAAAAACGCTGTCAATCTGAAACTCAAGGCCTCCTCCACCTGT GAAGACACAAAAGCGAAGATTATAAGTGTTCTGCAGGAGCTGTGTGGTGAAGACTGTAAACTACAAATCTACCAGGAAGACAACACAAACCAAATCCTTGTATCTGGGCCGTATGTTGAAA GTGATGTTGCAGGCATGGCCAACAAGTTCaacaatgacaacatcaaaGACAAG ACTGATGTTGAGGAGGCTGTCCCACGTTGGGGGAAGAACTCTAAGTTGGTGCTGGTTGCCCTGCTGCTGACAGGTCTATTGCTGGCTGCGCTGCTGGTAGCAGGGTACTACCTCAAGACCCACCGCAAGAACTCCAAAGGAGTCAGACTG GCCGAGTCTTTCCAGGTGGATGAGGAGAACCAGGCCAACACCCTGGTGTCTGTGGCCCCCCTGCCCCAGGAACCCGCTGACAAGCCCACTGTTAATGGAGAGTCTCCACCAGAAAACGGGAccaaccccacccccaccactaATGGACACTCTGCCACCCAGAACCCGGTGGCTGACACAGAGATGTGA